In Planctomycetota bacterium, the genomic window GCCTCGTGGCGTCCTCGATCGGCGTCGCCATTCCCGCCGACAAGAACCAGTACGGCTACCTCTCGGAGCACCACAGCTTCGGCGAGACCGAGGAGCAGGCCGGCGAGTACGCCGAGGACCTGGCCGCCTCCATGCTGGCGACGACCCTGGGGCTCGACTACGAAACGAGCGCCACGTGGGACCAGCGCGAAGAGCAGTGGAAGATCTCCGGGAAGATCGTCAAGACGATGAACATCACCCAGTCGGCCCAGGGGATCGGGGGGCTCTGGACCACGGTGATCGCGGCGGCGGTGCTCGTCCCATGAGGGCCTCCACGTCGTCCTTCCCGCCTCCCGCCGAACCTTCCGGCGTGTGTCCCGAAACCGCGGACCGGAACCTCCGTCCGGGGCGTCGGGCCGGCCGCTGATCGTTGCGCCCGCCCCCTTCGTCGTGGAAAATGGCTCCCTCTTTCTTTCGAGCGCGCGAACGATGAGTGTGAGGCCGCCCGCCGTGGCGGGCTCCTTCTATCCGGCCGAGGCGCAGGAGCTCCGCCGCGCCGTCGCGGAAGCTCTGGGATCCCCGCCCCCGGCCCGCGAGCGCGTCCTGGCGGCGATCGTGCCCCACGCGGGATACGCCTACTCGGGCCGCGTGGCCGGCGCCGTCTACGCCCGGATCGAAATTCCCCGCGAGGTCGTCCTTCTGGCCTTCAACCACCGGGGAAGGGGAAAGCCCTTCGCGCTCTGGCCCGAGGGGGCGTGGAGGACGCCGCTCGGGGACGTGCCGGTGGACGGCCGGCTCTCCCGCGCGCTGCGCGAGGCCTTCCTGCCGGCCGAGTTCGACGAGGCCGGCCATGCGGGGGAACACTCCGCCGAAGTGCAGCTTCCGTTCCTCCAGGTCCTGCGTCCCGACGTCCGGATCGTCCCCGTGGCCCTCACGGTGGGACTGGAGGATCGGTCGTTTT contains:
- a CDS encoding arginine decarboxylase, pyruvoyl-dependent, yielding MVPYLPREIFLTKGVGRHKERLASFEEALRDAKIARFNLTHVSSILPPQCKIVPVNKGLQRLKSGQVIAVVIARNETNENRRLVASSIGVAIPADKNQYGYLSEHHSFGETEEQAGEYAEDLAASMLATTLGLDYETSATWDQREEQWKISGKIVKTMNITQSAQGIGGLWTTVIAAAVLVP
- the amrB gene encoding AmmeMemoRadiSam system protein B; the protein is MRPPAVAGSFYPAEAQELRRAVAEALGSPPPARERVLAAIVPHAGYAYSGRVAGAVYARIEIPREVVLLAFNHRGRGKPFALWPEGAWRTPLGDVPVDGRLSRALREAFLPAEFDEAGHAGEHSAEVQLPFLQVLRPDVRIVPVALTVGLEDRSFLQLAAFGRALARVPGDFLVVASTDLNHYEDQETTLRKDAAAIRALERLDAEELRRVIVREEVSMCGFAPAFAVAAYARARGAAAARTIVHATSGDVSGDFARVVGYAGLIVPFGK